The nucleotide window CCCATGGCAGCCCCGATCTGCACGGCCATGTGCCCCAGCCCGCCCATGCCGACGACGGCGACTTTGCGGCCTGGCCCGGCCCCGAAACGCTTCAGGGGCGAGTAGGTGGTGATGCCAGCGCACAGCAGCGGGGCGGCCGCCTCGAAGGGGATCTCGTCGGGGATGTGGCAGGCGAAGTCCTCTGAGACAGTGAAGCCTTGGGCGTAGCCGCCAGCCGTGGGGTTGCCGTTGGCGTCGTCGCCGTAGGTCCACAGTGTATGGGGGAGGCCTCCGGGGGTGCCGGTGCAGAATTGCTCCTGGTCTGCCTGGCAGTACTCGCACTGGCCGCAGGAGTCCACCATGCAGCCGATGCCGACCTTGTCACCCACCTTGTGTTTAGTGACCTCGGCACCCACCTGAGTGACGATTCCGGCGATTTCGTGGCCGGGGGTCAGGGGGTACTTGGCCGGTCTCCACTCGCCGCGGGCGGTGTGGATGTCGGAGTGGCAGATCCCGGCGTATTTGACCTCCAGGTAGATCTCCTTGGGGCCAGGCTCGCGCAGGTTGATGGTGGTGCGGTGAAACTTGGTGGTGGCGTCGTCGCAGGCGTAGGCCAGAACCTCGGGCATGGTGTCTCCTTTTGTTCTGAGGGCGGGAGCGTTATTGGGGCGTTACGGCGATGCCAAGTTGCTGCCAGGGTGGCGGCACTGTGGGCGGCACTGTGGGCGGCACTGTGGTGGAATGGCTGGTGGCCGGTTTCTGCCCCGCGTGTGTCATACGATTATCAGGTCTCTTGGTGCCTGGTTTCGAGGGCTTTTTGCGTAATCGCGGCCAGTGGAATTATGCGCATGAGAACCAGTATCGACGGCGGTCGGTGGCGGGGTGCTGCGTATGCTCAACGCATGGCATCAAGTTGTTCCCGCAGCCAGGCGAGTTCAGTGTTCCGTGAGGCTCGTGCCGTCAGTAGCATGCAACGCCGGTAGGGGTCGTCCTCACCACCCAGTCGCTGCGGCCGCCCCTCCGGGCTGGTGAAGAACGACGGCGGGGTCTGCAAGGCGGTTAGGCGCCGCAGTAGGATCGCCCGCTGGTCCTTGAGGTCGGGAAGCTTGGACAGAAAGGCCAGCACATTGCGGAAACGGGCCGTGGATTCGACGTCGGAGCCTTCAGCCTCACGCAGCA belongs to Actinomyces trachealis and includes:
- a CDS encoding NAD(P)-dependent alcohol dehydrogenase, encoding MPEVLAYACDDATTKFHRTTINLREPGPKEIYLEVKYAGICHSDIHTARGEWRPAKYPLTPGHEIAGIVTQVGAEVTKHKVGDKVGIGCMVDSCGQCEYCQADQEQFCTGTPGGLPHTLWTYGDDANGNPTAGGYAQGFTVSEDFACHIPDEIPFEAAAPLLCAGITTYSPLKRFGAGPGRKVAVVGMGGLGHMAVQIGAAMGAEVSVISHGRSKEADARRFGATSFYATSEPGTLEALRSTFDVILCTVGADNLDYAGLIATLKPFGSFVDVGLPEAPTTVHLSTLVIGSKALAGSQIGGIAETQEMLDFCAKNKIAPQVEIIRGEDITEAYDKVVGSQVRYRYVIDTSTF
- a CDS encoding PadR family transcriptional regulator produces the protein MLELQILGFLDDGPLHGYELRRRIIQLSGPGATLSEGTLYPALTRLERRSLVTRSVAQGARGRAKQVLSITPAGRERLRHLLREAEGSDVESTARFRNVLAFLSKLPDLKDQRAILLRRLTALQTPPSFFTSPEGRPQRLGGEDDPYRRCMLLTARASRNTELAWLREQLDAMR